The genome window ACTGGTTGGCCGCTCCGGACAACCCATGGTTTGCCCGTAACGTTGCCAACATCGTCTGGGCCCATTTCTTCGGCATGGGAATTGTCGAACCCGTCGACGACGTGCGCGTGTCCAACCCCCCATCGAACCCGGCACTCCTCGATGCGCTGGCAAAACAGTTTGTCGCGTATGACTTCGACTTCAAACGCCTCGTGCGTGACATCTGTCTGTCGAGAACCTATCAGCTGTCCACCCATACCAACCCGACCAATGTCAGCGATACACGCAACTTCTCACACGCCACCGTCAGGCGGCTCCGTGCCGAGGTCCTGCTCGATGTGATTTCTCAAGCGACCCATACCGAAAACAAGTTCAAGGGGCTTCCCAAAGGCTCCAAAGCTGTCCAGATTGCAGACGGTAACACCACCACCTATTTCCTGAAAACCTTTGGCAGGGCCACGCGTGAGACGGTCTGTTCCTGTGAAGTGAAAATGGACCCCAGTCTCTCGCAAGCTCTCCACCTTCTCAATGGCGACACCGTCAATAACCGTATCAAACAAGGTGGTGTTGTTAGGGATTTGGTGAAATCGGGAAAAGCGCCCGGCGATGTCATCGACTACCTCTATCTGCGTTGCCTGACCCGTCCTGCCACCGAGACGGAAAAACAGAAACTCATGACCCACATCGATGCGGCCAAGGACGACAAGGCCAAAACCGAGATCTACGAAGACATCTTCTGGGCCCTCCTCAACTCGAAGGAATTCATCTTCAACCACTAGCCGTGAATTCAACATTCAACATTCAACATTCACTATTCCTGATCACGTCAGCGGTCATGGCGACCGCGGCTCCGCCCAATTACGACGACCACATCCGCCCTATCTTCGAGAACTCCTGCACCAACTGCCACAATCCGGATAAACAAAAAGGCGACCTCGACCTCACCTCCTACTCAGCCGCGATGCGCGGTGGCTCGGGTGGAAAATTCGCCGAGCCGGGCGAAGGTGGCGACTCGAAGATGTATGGCGTTATCACCCACACCCTCAAACCCATCATGCCCCCGAAGGGCGATAAGCTGGAGAAAAAGCAAGCCGACCTCATCCGCGAATGGATCGATGGCGGCTTGCTGGAAAACAAATCAGGCAAACCCCAGAAAAAGAAAAAGCCTGCCTTTGCACTGAGTGCCGCTCCCTCTGCTGGTAAGCCCGACAAGATATCACTGCCCCGGCACCTTCTGCTGGAACCCGTCGTGACCACCACGCGCGCCTCGGCTGTCGCTGATATGGCCACCAGCCCGTGGGCTCCCGTGCTCGCCATCACGGGCCAGCGCCAGGTTTTGCTCTATCATACGGACACCCTCGAACTCATCGGTGTCCTACCCTTCGATGACGGCCAGCCTGAAAGCCTGTCATTCCATCCCTCTGGAAAATACCTGTTAGCCGGCGGCGGCATCGGTGGAAAATCCGGCACGACCGTCACCTGGGATATCGAAACAGGCAACGCCGTCCTGCACGCGGGCAAGGATTTTGACTCGGTCATCGCCGCCTCACTGCGGCCCGACCTCGGTGGTGTCAGCCTCGGGGGGCCCGGTAAACGGGTCAAGCTCTGGGACACCGCCAGCGATGAACAGGTGACATCGATCAAAAAACACACCGACTGGGTAACGCAACTTGCCTACTCGCCCGATGGTGTCCTGTTAGCCTCTGGCGGTCGCGGCGGCGGCGTCTACATCTGGGAGGCCGATACCGGTAACGAATTTCACAACCTCCGTGGTCACCAAGCCGGTATCAGCGACCTTGCCTGGAGATCGGATTCCAACCTGCTCGCCTCAGCCTCAGAAGATGGCAGCATCCTTGTTTGGGAAATGAACAACGGCAACCAGGTGAAAAAAATACCTGCGCACGGTGGTGGCGTGTTATCGCTCGACTGGAATCAGAACGGTCATCTCGTGTCCAGCGGCAGGGATAAAAAAGTCAAAATCTGGAAACCCGACTTTAACCTGCTGAAGGAGCTGCCCGCATTTTCCAACATGATCACAGAGGTCGCCTTCAGCCACGATGGCAAACGGGTTTTTGCAGCCGACTGGAATGGCGCGATCACCGTCTGGGATGTAGCCACAGCCAAGCAGGTAGGAACGGTCTCAGCCAACCCGCCGACAATTGCCACAAGGATCCAGTGGTTACAAACGAAATTGAAAAACTGCCCCGAACAACTAGCCGCCGCGGAAAAGCTGGCCGCAGCTGCCACGGCTCAACAGATGGCTGCCCGGACGGCACTGACGAAAGTGGAAACAGACCACCGCAACGCCATCGCCAGATCCAATCAACTGGTGGCCGAACGCACCAGGCTCGACGCTCAGCTGAAAGCACTCTACGCCGATGGTGATACTCTTGGAAAACAACGGCAGCAACTCCAGCAAGCACTCACCCACGCGCGGGATGTATTAAACACCCACAACGCCGCCATGGCCGCGCTGCGCAAGGAGCACCAGCAAGCTGAAAACGAAGCCCGGAAAATGGCCGCAGACGAGAAACAACTTGTGGCAAACGAAGAAAAAGCCCGCCAGGCGGCCGCAGCCAAACCCGGGGACGCCACCCTCAGACAACTTGCCGATCAAGCCAAGGCCGACCTCGATGCCCATCGGCAGCAGCTCAAGGACAAACAAAATCTCAGCGAGCAGAAGAGCACCGCTCTCGCCCGGCTAACAGACCAGCAAAAAGGACCGGGCAACCAACTCGCTGCCGCCGACAATGCCTGGAAAGACATCAACTCCAGGTGGGCTGCCCACCACGCCAATCGCAAAGCACTGCAAGATACACGCAATGCGCTGAACAAGCCGATCACCGAAGCACAGCAACTCTCGAAGTCGTTGGAACCTAAAATCAAACCCGCCCGCGAAGCACTGGCAAACGCTGTCGCTGCCCAGAAAAAAGCGACTGCAGACCTCGATCAGCTCAAAAAACATCAAGGCAATCTCCTCTCTGGCCTCAAGCACTGGCAAGCCGCCGCCATCAACACGGAAGCCATCCGCCTCGCCAGGGAAGCCGCCGTATTGACAGCCAGACAAAACGAGTCCATGGACGCCTTCACCGCGCTCGCCGCCGGAATACAACAACTCAAGGACCCCGCCCAACTCGCCGAACAGTCCCGCGCGCTGCAAAAACTCCGTAAAACCATCGATCTGGCGGCTGCCGATTTGTTAGGCAAGTCCCGTGATGCCACCGCCCGAAAGGCCGCTTACCAAAAGGCTCTGGAGCCCTGACTTCAATACGACATCAATTTCATGTTCCATCTTCTACTAGGTTGGTGTCTGATCAGTTGTTGATTGGTCGCAGATACGGGACTGCCAGGGGATTAGGTAGGAAAAAATAGACACTATCTGATATTGCCAGACAATTTGTGCAACGCGGTCATGTCATGGCAGCCACTTCCTGGAAGCCTTTGCAGGCCATTAGGGCGCGCACCACTGGCTCCCATTCCCAGTCGGGGAGCGTTGTCTGAGTATGTCGGTGATTTTCTCCTGATATTATGAGCGCACTAACATTAAGACTACCTGATTCTCTTCACCGTCACCTCAAGAATGCCGCCGAGACGGATGGTGTCTCCGTTAATCAATTCATTAGTCTGGCTGTGGCAGAGAAGCTATCGGCTTTACAGACCTATGACATCATTGCAAGGCGGGCAGAAAAAAGCTCCAGAGAAGACTTCCTAGCTGCTATGTCAGCAGTCCCTGCTGGAGAAATTATAGAAGGTGACGAAATCCCCAAGGAGTACCAACCCAAAGGATAATAAGGCGCAGCAGACTAACCCCCTACCCGCCGAGCAGTCCAGATTAGCGCTAACTACAACCATGAATCAGTTCATCACAGCCCGCCCTCGGTAGGGGGTTGGCTCGCGGCTTTAGGCATCACGCCTACTGAAGCCATCCGTTTACTGTATCGCCAGATTGCGATGAGAGGGGAGTTTCCCGTCGAGTTGCGAATACCCAATGTGGAGACGGCCGCCGTTCTAGCTAAGGCCGATCGAGGTGAAGACATCGAGACTTCCGATAATACTGCAGATCTTTACGCCTCCTGGGACTGATGAAATTCATTCAGCCATCCTCATTTAAGAAGGATGTCAAACGACAGAAGAAGCGCGGCAAGGATCTGGAGAAGCTGAAAGTAGTTATCGAGATCTTAGCAGCTGGCAAAGATTTGCCGCAGCAGTATCTAGACCGCAGCCTCAGCGGTAACTGGAATGGTTGGAGAGATTGTCACATCGAGCCAGACTGGATATTGATCTACCAGGTGAGTGCAGAGGTTGTGACATTGGGGCGAACTGGAGCGCACTCGGGCCTGTTCTAACAGAATACCAGGCCCAACAAGGTGCTTCATCCGTCGCGATACCGTCCGTGAGCCAGAAACCATTTTGAGCTAAAGCCGTTAAAGATAGGAATCCGTTTTACAGCGCGCGGTTGAGTTCTACGTTGACCAGTGACCCCCGCTTCACCGGTCGTTGTGCGCGGTCGCTGGTGAAATGCTGTTTCTAGGACTTGATGCCGAGGCGCACAGGGAAGGTGAGTTCCGGGTCCGAGCGCTGCATCAGGGTGCGGGCCATGGCTTCGACACTGCGGGTGGCGGTGCCTTTGAAGACTTCCTTGCCATTGCAGTAAATGGTGACCGGCTTGCTGAGGTCGAGCATGGTGTTGTCCAGCATGACCCACAGCTGGCGACCGCTGAGTGGCTTTTCGGCGGCGTCCGTGACTTTGATATCCACGGAGTTCTTGGCGCGGTCCAGCTTGCCGACGATGAGGATCGGCTCCTTGTCGGCCGTTGTACTGTCGAGTCCGAGCCAGTAAAATGCTTCGCGGCGGCGGTTATCGAGCGGCTGGGCTTTCCAGACGACCGTCTCCGGCTTCGGCTTGCGGGTGTGCTGGATCATCCAGGGAGTGCCGGGGCGGTAGTCGATGCCGTGGCCTTTGCCCGGCTGGACTTCGAGGTGGTTGATGTAGCTGCCGCCGAATTTCTTTTTGGCGGCATCCATGCGGGCGTGGAATTTGCGCGCAAGTCCCACGCGGTCGAAGGTGGTGTCGTTTTCCCCGACGTCGGTGCGGAAGGGCAGGTTGCAGACATTTTCCGCGGGCACGTCATCGCCCACTCCGCCGGCCATGGCATTCGCGGCGGCGAATCGGTCGGCCATAAACGGACCGTCGATCTGGGTGCCGTAGCAGCCTTCGGAAATACCCATGAGGTAAACGCGGTCCGGGTCCACATTCCACTCGCGGATGGCGTGACTGATGAGCCAGTCGAAGGCGTCCTGGTTATGCGCGAACCACCATCGGCCGCGGCGGTCATTGGCCATGCGGGGGACGAAGAAAACACCCTCGGCATCGTAAAGATTGGCCGCGAAATGAATCTGGGCCTGCCACTCGCGGGTGTTGACCTCCCAGCCGTGCGGGCTGGGTGCCTGGTCGAATCCGCCGCCGCCGTGCAGGCAGATGTAGAGCGCGCGTCCGCCCGCTGGGACGGGCTTGGTTTCTTTCCGCACCAGCGCAAAGGGCATGACCTCTTTCCCCAGGGTGATACTCCGTGCGTTGAGTTTGCCGCCCTTGGCTTTTGCATCGGCGATCATGTCTTTGAAAAGCGGCGGCAACGGCCCCAGCTCATCGGTGTAGCGGTTCTTCCGTGCGGCTTCGCGGAAAATCGACCACAGCACGGCGCGCATTTTCGCGACCTCGGCAGGGTCTTTGGGTGTCGGCCAGGTGACATCCGCGGGCCAGGCCGCGCCGCCACTGCGGAACCAGCTGGCCAGCGCGCGGCGCTGCTCCACGGAGAACACGCCGCCAGTAGCATCCGGCGCGAGTTCGATTTTCACCGACTCTTCCTTGCCGACCGTAGCTTGCACCGTCTGCGGCAACCATTTCCCGGCAGCATCCTGATACTCCACGGTGAGCTCACCCGGAGGGCAGATGATACGGATGTAGTCGTTAAGATCCTGGGTGGAAGTCGCCGTGCGTCCTTCAAAAATCCGCTTGCCGTCCCGGCTGGCCCTGACGGGTACATCCACGCGCGCGTCCGTGCCTTTTACAAAAGCGCGAACCGTCACGCAGGCCTGGCCCTTGGGGATCGGGATCTTGCGGCCACCTGCCATTGCGATGTATTTCTCCGTGCGGTCCACCGCGTAAACCGGGGTTTTCTGGAATACCCATTTCAACTCGGTGAGCTTGCCGTCCTGGTCGCGCTGCTGGGCGTAGAGCTGGTCATTGCCCACCCTGCCCGCACTGGCAGGCACTTTCCAATCCCAGATCAGCGGATACATCAGTTTGGTCGACCGGTAGCTGGTTGCGAAGATACCGTGGATCGGGCGGGCTGGATCACTGTAGGCGCAGCGCTCGATCGCCCAGCCTTTGTTCCACTCCTTCGGCACGCTGCCGTAGTCAGACATATTCCAACCCGTGCCATCGTGGATCTCGATCCAGGTGTGGTTGCCTTCCAGCGTGCCCCAGAGCGGAATACCGGCCAGGCGGGCGGGGACACCACAGGCGCGGAGAGAGTCCGCCATCAGAATGGATAATCCGGTGCAACTGGCCATGCCCTGGCGAAGGGATTCCGCCGGGCTCTGGCAGGCTTTTTCACGTTTCGTGTCATAGTTGACGCCGGTAAGTTTGACAATCTGCCCGCCGATGACCTCGGACACCTCGCGGATGTCCTTGCAGTCTTTCACCTTCGGCTCGTAGAGCTCGCGCAGTCGCTTGCGCCATGGATCGCGTGTTTCATCGATCAGTGCGTAGGGCAGCACGTCATTAAAAAAGAGCTCCTTCGGCAGCGCCTTCGCCCACGGGTATTGCTCACGGGCGATGTAGGCCTGCTCCAGGTTCTCCCGGAAAAGCTCCAGGGAAAGGGTGCCCCGGTCCTGCTTCGGCATGTATTTCAGCAGGAACTCCCCCGCCTCGCGCTGCTCACCCTCCAGGTTCCCCACGTAGGCTTGCAGCGCCTTCATGGTATCGGTCTCTGCGGGTTTTTCCGCATCGGCAGCGTATAGACTGGAACCGGCAAGCAAGGTGGTGGCGGCGAGCGCGCGTATCAAGGAATACATGTTTCTCATGCTGTTGTATGTATAGCCGCAGGCGGTGCATGCAAGCATAACTTGGGCGGGGTCAGGTCGCGTTGCATATCACCAAACAATCTTCCCTCTGATATTTGATTGCGATACTATGATGCGGGGTGCAACTGTGTCACGCACCCACGAAGCAAAAAGGACTGATATCCCGCATTAAGAAAATATGGGCCAATTTCGCGCCACCCGTGAATACGATTTGCGTTTCGCTGTATAGAAACCACCATTCAAAGTGTTTGCATAAACGTGGATAAGCATTGGACATGTCTTCTTCGGGTTTCGGCGGCGCTGGTGGTGATTGCCGCCGCGCGTTCCGCTGCCCAGGACGTGATCCTGGTGGGCTGGAATGATTTTTCGGCAGGTTACGGCCTATACCAGTCCTCCGGTTCACCCAAAACATCGGTCGGCGACCTCGTTGGCGTTACCGGAAACCTGTATGGCGGCTCCGGCAGTCGGGACACCTGGGGATCGACCGATGGCACTTACGGCCCGACCGTGGCGGTAGGCCATACATCGACCAATGGAGCGACGAGTATCAAGGTGAACAACCCGAACCTCTACATCACGGTGACCAATGGCACGGTGGGAAACCTGCTGCTCAACAGTATCCAGTTCGATTTTGCCAGTGTGGCCGGAAGCTCGCCGAAAAACATGCAGATCTACTACGATAGCGGCGATCTTGCGGTGGCAAACGGCACCCTGGTTCTCAGTATGACATCGATCACAAACGGGCTGGGTGCCGTGTCGGATTACGAGGATGTCACCGCGCCACTGAGTGTCCTGAGTGACCAGATCCTGGCACCCGGGCAGTCCGCGGTGTTCCGTTTTCATGTCGATACCTCGACCAATAATACCCAGGCCCTGGGGCTCGACAACATTGCGATCATAGGTGCATCGAGTGAGTTCCGCATCCTGACTTATAACATCCATGGTGGCAAAGGGCCGGCTGACGAGGGTGATCTAACAACAAATCTGACAACCTTCCGAAACACGCTGATGCAGGGGGAGGACGTACTTTGCCTCCAGGAAGTGGGAGCAGGGAATGCCAGCAATACGACGGCTGACTGGGCCACGGTGAAGTCGATTTTTCCAGACTACCCGTATACCTATCAGACGGTGAATAAACAAACACGATACTGGTGGTCCTCAGGTGTTACATCGATCGCCATCTTGTCGAAATATCCATTCGAGAGCACCCATAGCCAGCTCATTCAGACCGACCCTCAGGGTGACGAATGGGAACGTCATGCCCAGCATGTGCAAATCAGGGTGGGCGGAGAACTGGTCGATATTTTCAATTTCCACAACACTTACAATTTCTTTGAGGATGATTACGCCTCGGAAAAAGAAGGCCTGACAAAATTCAAGAACTACGTGTTAGATCGACTCGGTGTAGCTTCAATAAGCAATGCCAAGCGGCTGTTGATGCTGGGAGATTTCAATGTGAGGCAGGCGAATGTGGATCCTATTCTGGCTCCCCCGTCACGGCAGAGTCATGTCTTGGATCACATTGCAGGAACTCCAGTCTTCAGTGGTGGTGGTAACTACGATACCGTGACTCCCGACCTCTCCGATCACAGGGCGGTCTGGGTATCACTTGATCTGCGGGCACCAGTACCGGATGCGATGACCTGGGCCTCAGCACCTGAGGAGGCTGGCCAGACGTCGATCACG of Akkermansiaceae bacterium contains these proteins:
- a CDS encoding type II toxin-antitoxin system RelB/DinJ family antitoxin; this translates as MSANYNHESVHHSPPSVGGWLAALGITPTEAIRLLYRQIAMRGEFPVELRIPNVETAAVLAKADRGEDIETSDNTADLYASWD
- a CDS encoding toxin-antitoxin system HicB family antitoxin codes for the protein MSALTLRLPDSLHRHLKNAAETDGVSVNQFISLAVAEKLSALQTYDIIARRAEKSSREDFLAAMSAVPAGEIIEGDEIPKEYQPKG
- a CDS encoding endonuclease/exonuclease/phosphatase family protein, which produces MDKHWTCLLRVSAALVVIAAARSAAQDVILVGWNDFSAGYGLYQSSGSPKTSVGDLVGVTGNLYGGSGSRDTWGSTDGTYGPTVAVGHTSTNGATSIKVNNPNLYITVTNGTVGNLLLNSIQFDFASVAGSSPKNMQIYYDSGDLAVANGTLVLSMTSITNGLGAVSDYEDVTAPLSVLSDQILAPGQSAVFRFHVDTSTNNTQALGLDNIAIIGASSEFRILTYNIHGGKGPADEGDLTTNLTTFRNTLMQGEDVLCLQEVGAGNASNTTADWATVKSIFPDYPYTYQTVNKQTRYWWSSGVTSIAILSKYPFESTHSQLIQTDPQGDEWERHAQHVQIRVGGELVDIFNFHNTYNFFEDDYASEKEGLTKFKNYVLDRLGVASISNAKRLLMLGDFNVRQANVDPILAPPSRQSHVLDHIAGTPVFSGGGNYDTVTPDLSDHRAVWVSLDLRAPVPDAMTWASAPEEAGQTSITMTATTASDPNDVEYYFSNTTIAGTSHDSGWQSSPVFVDTGLSPATQYSYTVKARDKSANANETIVSATASTYTDDGDNLPNDWELSYFPDLSHTSGAASDDWDKDGTSDYDEWVAGTDPGDPASRFHAWLEKDASTGVIAVKWTASTGRSYRVFSSVMMNSDWTEVASGLSPAGAVGSFDIDTSGGGNRFYRVEVYQ
- a CDS encoding type II toxin-antitoxin system YafQ family toxin gives rise to the protein MKFIQPSSFKKDVKRQKKRGKDLEKLKVVIEILAAGKDLPQQYLDRSLSGNWNGWRDCHIEPDWILIYQVSAEVVTLGRTGAHSGLF